One window from the genome of Enterobacter asburiae encodes:
- a CDS encoding TetR/AcrR family transcriptional regulator has product MSRPPNDPHRREKILQATLDTIAEHGIHAVTHRKIATCAGVPLGSMTYYFDGMEPLLEEAFTWFTRQMSQQYRDFFAGVTGPEMACESITTLIHSSQVTTPHNMALMYQLYAFMHRSAALKTVMQDWMKMSQTTLEQWFDPVTTRALDAFIEGMTLHYVTDRTPLTREEIRAMVGRIAGESGR; this is encoded by the coding sequence ATGAGCAGACCACCGAACGATCCGCATCGACGGGAGAAGATCCTGCAGGCAACGCTCGATACCATTGCCGAGCACGGTATTCACGCCGTCACGCACCGTAAAATCGCCACCTGCGCGGGCGTGCCGCTGGGGTCGATGACCTACTATTTCGACGGCATGGAGCCGCTGCTGGAGGAGGCCTTCACGTGGTTTACCCGGCAGATGTCGCAGCAGTACCGGGATTTCTTTGCCGGGGTCACCGGGCCGGAAATGGCGTGCGAATCTATCACCACGCTGATCCACAGCTCCCAGGTGACCACGCCGCACAACATGGCGCTGATGTATCAGCTCTACGCCTTTATGCACCGCAGCGCGGCGCTCAAAACGGTGATGCAGGACTGGATGAAGATGAGCCAGACCACGCTGGAGCAGTGGTTCGACCCTGTCACCACCCGCGCGCTGGACGCGTTTATCGAAGGGATGACGCTGCACTATGTCACCGACCGGACGCCGTTAACCCGCGAAGAGATCCGGGCGATGGTGGGCAGGATTGCGGGCGAGAGCGGCCGCTAG
- a CDS encoding SDR family NAD(P)-dependent oxidoreductase, translating to MGLKNKTAVIFGGSGTIGSSAAHALAREGADVYLAARDHARLERVASRIRAAGGSASTFIFDALDDSSQLPDLARIDVVVNATGFMHDQGKRLEALTLGEFRQGFAPFLAAYFNIAKAASPRMGGEHGGTIITVVAPAATMTMAGHLGHIVGCAGTEALTRALAVELGTHNIRVLCVRSHAIADAVQAGSYVGTIFAAKAQAMGITVEQFLGGAAQSTLTHSLPTLAQVADTITFLASDAAGAITGTTVNMTAGAT from the coding sequence ATGGGCTTGAAAAACAAAACCGCCGTCATCTTCGGCGGCAGCGGCACCATTGGCAGTTCAGCGGCGCACGCTCTGGCGCGTGAAGGGGCGGATGTGTACCTCGCCGCGCGCGACCACGCCAGGCTGGAGCGGGTCGCCAGCCGAATTCGCGCCGCCGGAGGGTCTGCCAGCACGTTTATTTTCGATGCGCTAGATGACTCCTCGCAGCTTCCGGACCTTGCCCGCATTGATGTCGTCGTCAACGCCACGGGCTTTATGCACGATCAGGGTAAACGCCTTGAGGCGTTAACGCTCGGCGAGTTCAGGCAGGGTTTCGCCCCCTTCCTGGCCGCGTACTTTAACATTGCGAAAGCAGCGTCGCCCCGCATGGGCGGCGAGCATGGCGGGACCATAATTACCGTCGTCGCCCCCGCCGCCACTATGACAATGGCGGGCCACCTCGGGCATATCGTCGGCTGCGCGGGAACGGAAGCCTTGACCCGAGCGCTTGCGGTTGAGCTGGGGACACACAATATTCGCGTGCTGTGCGTGCGTTCGCACGCGATAGCCGACGCGGTGCAGGCGGGTTCGTATGTGGGGACCATTTTCGCCGCCAAGGCGCAGGCGATGGGAATTACGGTTGAGCAGTTTCTCGGCGGTGCCGCGCAAAGTACCCTGACGCATAGCCTGCCAACGCTGGCACAGGTGGCAGACACGATTACGTTTCTGGCCTCAGATGCGGCAGGCGCCATCACGGGAACCACGGTCAATATGACCGCGGGCGCAACCTAG
- the arsC gene encoding glutaredoxin-dependent arsenate reductase translates to MSHITIYHNPACGTSRNTLEMIRNSGTEPEIILYLETPPSRNKLTTLIADMGISVRDLLRKNVEPYEQLGLAEDTFTDEQLIDFMLQHPILINRPIVVTPLGTRLCRPSEVVLDILPDVQKGAFTKEDGEAVVDASGKKISPK, encoded by the coding sequence ATGAGCCACATCACCATTTACCACAACCCGGCCTGCGGAACCTCGCGCAACACGCTGGAGATGATCCGCAACAGCGGCACGGAGCCAGAGATTATCCTTTATCTGGAAACCCCGCCGTCGCGCAATAAGCTGACCACCCTGATTGCCGATATGGGCATTTCGGTGCGGGACCTGCTGCGTAAAAACGTGGAGCCCTATGAGCAGCTCGGCCTTGCCGAAGATACGTTCACCGACGAGCAGCTTATCGATTTTATGCTGCAACACCCGATCCTGATTAACCGTCCGATCGTGGTAACGCCGCTGGGCACCCGCCTGTGCCGCCCTTCTGAAGTTGTCCTCGACATCCTGCCCGATGTGCAGAAAGGGGCGTTTACGAAAGAGGATGGCGAAGCCGTCGTGGACGCCAGCGGGAAAAAAATCTCGCCAAAGTAA
- a CDS encoding MFS transporter has translation MTLTSPRKALQRRLWALFMFFFIPGLLMASWATRTPAIRDILSVSTAEMGIVLFGLSIGSMSGILCSAWLVKRFGTRAVIRTTMCFAVFGMGILSVALWFASPVLFALGLTVFGGSFGSAEVAINVEGAAVEREMNKTVLPMMHGFYSLGTLAGAGVGMALTATGVSANLHILLAALVCIVPILTGIRAIPDGTGKNSADEQHSAEKGLPFYRDFQLMLIGVVVLAMAFAEGSANDWLPLLMVDGHGFSPTSGSLIYAGFTLGMTVGRFTGGWFIDRYSRVAVVRASALLGGLGIAMIIFVDVDWIAGVSVILWGLGASLGFPLTISAASDTGPDAPTRVSVVATTGYLAFLVGPPLLGFLGEHYGLRSAMLVVLGLVIIAALVARAVAKPETNQTTLEKGYER, from the coding sequence ATGACGCTGACCTCCCCCCGTAAAGCCCTGCAGCGACGCCTGTGGGCGCTGTTTATGTTCTTCTTTATTCCCGGCCTGCTGATGGCCTCCTGGGCCACGCGCACCCCCGCCATTCGCGATATTTTGTCCGTTTCTACCGCCGAGATGGGCATCGTGCTGTTCGGCCTGTCGATAGGCTCCATGAGCGGCATTCTCTGCTCCGCGTGGCTGGTGAAGCGCTTTGGTACGCGGGCGGTGATCCGCACCACCATGTGCTTTGCCGTGTTCGGGATGGGGATACTGAGCGTGGCGCTGTGGTTTGCCTCGCCGGTGCTGTTCGCCCTGGGCCTGACGGTATTTGGCGGCAGCTTCGGTTCGGCTGAAGTTGCCATCAACGTTGAAGGGGCGGCGGTCGAACGTGAGATGAACAAAACCGTGCTGCCGATGATGCACGGTTTTTACAGCCTCGGCACGCTGGCCGGTGCGGGCGTGGGGATGGCGCTGACGGCCACCGGCGTGAGCGCGAATCTGCATATCCTGCTGGCGGCGCTGGTGTGTATCGTTCCGATTCTGACCGGCATCCGGGCCATCCCGGACGGTACCGGCAAAAACTCCGCTGACGAACAGCACTCAGCCGAAAAAGGGCTGCCCTTCTACCGCGATTTCCAGCTGATGCTGATCGGCGTGGTGGTGCTGGCGATGGCATTCGCGGAAGGTTCTGCCAACGACTGGCTGCCGCTGCTGATGGTAGACGGTCACGGCTTTAGCCCAACCTCCGGCTCGCTGATTTACGCCGGGTTTACGCTGGGGATGACCGTGGGTCGCTTCACCGGCGGCTGGTTTATCGACCGCTACAGCCGCGTGGCGGTGGTGCGCGCCAGCGCCCTGCTGGGCGGCCTGGGTATAGCGATGATCATCTTTGTCGACGTGGACTGGATTGCCGGGGTCTCGGTGATCCTCTGGGGACTGGGCGCGTCGCTCGGCTTCCCGCTGACCATTTCAGCCGCCAGCGACACCGGCCCGGATGCCCCGACGCGCGTCAGCGTGGTGGCAACCACGGGTTATCTCGCCTTCCTGGTCGGGCCACCGCTGCTCGGCTTCCTCGGCGAGCACTACGGGCTGCGCAGCGCCATGCTGGTGGTGTTAGGGTTGGTCATCATCGCGGCGCTGGTGGCGCGCGCGGTGGCAAAGCCGGAAACGAATCAAACGACACTGGAGAAGGGATATGAGCGTTAA